From the Candidatus Bathyarchaeota archaeon genome, one window contains:
- the gatD gene encoding Glu-tRNA(Gln) amidotransferase subunit GatD: MLRKIGAEVGDVLRVRKKDGAVYEGVLVPRFEYGDPECIVLKLRNGYNVGLKIQEGDKVEKIGEGVKPAYKPRPIPEAVSGLPRVSIVSTGGTIASRVDYRTGAVTPALRAEDLYSMVPELAEVAQVETKVLFSIFSEDMTPKHWSRIAEEIASELEEEVRGVVVAHGTDTMGYTAAALSFALQNLPAPVVLVGAQRSSDRPSSDAALNLIGAVVTAVQAPFGEVAVAMHRGLSDDVVAVHRGTKVRKCHTSRRDAFKSVNAELLGVVENGTYRQVSQDYRPRSPPGKLKVQPAFDEKAVLVKYYPGFNPEVLERLLDMGYRGIILEGTGLGHVGSVCLKALERARDMGVFVGMTSQCIWGRVNMNVYYTGRDLQRVGVVPLEDMLPETAVVKLMWVLAQADSLEEVRRLMLTDIAGEFSPRTSYRWSA; the protein is encoded by the coding sequence ATGCTACGGAAAATAGGCGCCGAGGTCGGCGACGTCTTAAGGGTTCGTAAAAAAGACGGGGCGGTTTACGAAGGCGTCTTGGTTCCCAGGTTCGAGTATGGAGACCCGGAGTGTATAGTGCTAAAGCTTAGAAACGGTTACAACGTAGGTCTGAAAATCCAGGAGGGCGATAAGGTCGAGAAGATAGGTGAGGGGGTTAAACCCGCCTATAAGCCCCGTCCTATACCAGAGGCGGTCTCGGGTTTACCTAGGGTTTCGATAGTGAGCACGGGTGGAACGATCGCCAGCAGGGTCGACTACCGGACAGGAGCCGTTACGCCGGCTCTGAGGGCTGAGGACCTGTATAGCATGGTTCCGGAGCTGGCTGAGGTCGCCCAGGTCGAGACTAAGGTCTTATTCAGCATATTCAGCGAAGACATGACTCCTAAGCATTGGAGCAGGATAGCCGAGGAGATAGCGTCGGAACTGGAGGAGGAGGTTCGGGGTGTCGTGGTCGCCCACGGGACGGATACGATGGGTTACACAGCCGCAGCCTTAAGCTTCGCCCTCCAGAACCTGCCTGCACCGGTTGTGCTCGTAGGTGCTCAACGCTCGTCAGACCGTCCCAGCAGCGACGCTGCTTTAAACCTCATAGGCGCCGTGGTCACGGCGGTTCAAGCTCCCTTCGGAGAGGTGGCTGTGGCTATGCATAGGGGGCTTTCGGACGACGTGGTCGCCGTGCATAGGGGAACCAAGGTTCGAAAGTGCCATACGAGCCGTAGAGACGCGTTCAAGTCGGTAAACGCGGAGCTTCTAGGCGTGGTGGAGAACGGGACCTACCGGCAGGTTTCGCAAGACTACAGGCCTAGATCTCCCCCGGGTAAGCTTAAGGTTCAGCCGGCGTTCGACGAGAAAGCGGTGCTTGTGAAATATTACCCGGGCTTCAACCCCGAGGTTCTCGAAAGGCTTCTGGATATGGGCTATAGGGGTATAATCCTCGAGGGTACGGGTTTGGGACACGTGGGCTCGGTCTGCCTTAAGGCTTTGGAGAGAGCCCGCGATATGGGTGTTTTCGTAGGTATGACTTCGCAGTGTATATGGGGCCGCGTCAACATGAACGTATACTACACGGGTAGAGACCTCCAGAGGGTCGGCGTGGTCCCCCTGGAGGATATGCTTCCTGAGACCGCGGTGGTCAAGCTCATGTGGGT